A genomic window from Accipiter gentilis chromosome 1, bAccGen1.1, whole genome shotgun sequence includes:
- the UTS2 gene encoding urotensin-2, with the protein MSGYITGESGSRGNSQTGVLSYRGRQRQNIFNTATMHKLVFCCLIIIGFSYPLSSLPIINASEMSYQLSADEDSRLNPEQMGSLGSTSLLQFLPELLGTMTEDNKAGLSPSSYNPRENIKETFYGNHPRIALLGRFLTKDRKQYKKRGNLSECFWKYCV; encoded by the exons ATGAGCGGCTATATAACGGGTGAATCTGGGAGCAGAGGCAACAGTCAGACAGGAGTTCTGAGTTACAGGGGTAGACAAAGACAAAATATATTCAACACAGCAACAATGCATAAGCTGGTATTCTGCTGTCTCATTATTATCGGCTTCTCCTATCCTCTCTCGTCTCTCCCCATCATCAATGCCAGTGAGATGTCTTATCAACTCTCAG CTGATGAAGATTCAAGATTAAATCCAGAGCAGATGGGCAGCCTAGGAAGCACTTCCCTGCTTCAGTTTCTGCCAGAGCTCTTGGGCACAATGACTGAAGACAACAAAGCAG GTCTTAGTCCCAGCAGCTACAACCCAAGGGAAAATATCAAAGAG ACTTTCTATGGAAATCATCCTCGAATTGCTTTGCTGGGCCGCTTCTTGACCAAGGACAGGAAACAGTACAAGAAACGTGGGAATCTCTCCGAGTGCTTCTGGAAATACTGCGTGTAA